Proteins from a genomic interval of Rubinisphaera italica:
- a CDS encoding PA2169 family four-helix-bundle protein: MALETKHNLKEETVEKIQKLIRANIDSYDGFREASEEIDDKNLSALFSQIAHDRSSLATELQNYVEWNGEEAEDDGSVAASVHRTWIDIRGKLNGGDAYVILIEAERGEDHIKEAYEDVLKETAGSALNDVLTEQYSIVKAGHDKIRDLRDRYKNK, from the coding sequence ATGGCTTTGGAAACGAAACACAACCTCAAAGAAGAGACTGTCGAGAAAATTCAAAAACTGATTCGGGCGAACATCGATTCTTATGATGGATTCCGCGAAGCGTCTGAAGAGATTGATGATAAGAATCTCTCAGCATTGTTCAGTCAAATTGCACACGATCGTTCCAGTCTGGCGACTGAACTGCAGAACTATGTGGAATGGAATGGTGAAGAAGCTGAGGACGATGGTTCGGTGGCAGCCAGCGTGCATCGCACTTGGATTGACATTCGTGGCAAGCTGAACGGCGGCGATGCCTACGTCATCCTGATTGAAGCCGAGCGTGGAGAAGATCACATCAAAGAAGCTTATGAAGATGTGTTGAAAGAGACCGCTGGCAGTGCCTTGAATGATGTGCTGACTGAGCAATATTCGATCGTTAAAGCTGGACACGATAAAATTCGTGATCTGCGAGATCGATATAAAAATAAGTAA
- a CDS encoding CsbD family protein, protein MERVQAQQKWGDLTDDDLDKIDGRREEVVGVIQERYGKDKEEAEREVQEFESSCNC, encoded by the coding sequence ATTGAAAGGGTCCAGGCCCAACAAAAATGGGGCGATCTGACGGACGACGATCTGGATAAAATCGATGGTCGCCGTGAAGAAGTGGTCGGAGTCATTCAGGAACGATACGGCAAAGACAAAGAAGAAGCCGAGCGGGAAGTTCAAGAATTCGAATCGTCCTGCAACTGCTAA
- a CDS encoding DUF748 domain-containing protein has product MVQVTIEQIEEQPKADIASKPRKRRWPRLLLGMFVVLFVVLVGIAAMLPQILSTTAMKQQIADELMRDFDGTLEIDNANLAWWKPAQVSGLTVRDKQGGALAKIASAEVSTPLWKLLWSGPESLELKIKGPELYYEVSAYGETNWEKVFGASGSGSWKWPELKHGSNPINLKIVDGKVTVFDRVTNRKVEVDNIQIQLQKSAKLLSGLLTSETILTTDNKTPQPAGKVSANFQLAMANNQVTAGDVQGQIEKTPLELLQPWLKQFAPHLHLAASNTDGQFNTKWTGNFQDGFKLAFDGKLTAQDFKMKSSEWIPGNELTSSNFSGSIKVDNTLPTAPGKFNLRCDMANCVVSPIVDKKPSSPADTPESPTAAAIAPLLLGNVELLTEGTIGVAANSIELDSLTLKTKPGQISMAGTILDRNTRPLLDLSGTGQGNIMPLLQLAAPNLQNVIDVEKLSLSEFAVKGHLPRAETKAEPKIAENSQTKLPEPETTKENLFEEQPLSAVALWTWDNLECYGIESERGELWTKYAEDTLKIVPVTVRIGAEGKFAGVSRIEFGKGDQPNRYIMEPGMVLENVEFTEPMCRSWLKYVSPVFANATELSGKFSLGIKSLVFDMQTGSPDKLEGSLLVHSCRLGPGPMIVSATAPISGIMGLAGGNADTSFLKEGAKWLELPEQSIQFARRGERIYHDSLTFQAGKIAVVSSGSVGLDQTLDITLTIPLDLLPEKNGAFAQFLRSQPVEIKVQGTFDKPQVVSAPLKKLGAGAVEGLLKGLLNRRRKNP; this is encoded by the coding sequence ATGGTTCAAGTCACAATTGAACAAATCGAGGAACAACCCAAAGCGGACATAGCTTCCAAGCCACGAAAACGTCGCTGGCCTCGTCTGCTGCTGGGAATGTTTGTGGTGCTGTTCGTTGTCCTTGTGGGGATTGCGGCGATGTTGCCGCAGATTTTGTCGACCACGGCAATGAAACAGCAGATCGCAGATGAATTGATGCGCGACTTTGATGGGACTCTGGAAATCGACAATGCGAATCTCGCGTGGTGGAAGCCGGCTCAAGTGAGTGGGCTGACCGTCCGTGATAAGCAGGGAGGAGCCCTGGCAAAAATCGCCTCGGCTGAAGTCAGTACCCCGTTGTGGAAATTGCTCTGGAGTGGACCGGAGTCGCTGGAACTGAAAATCAAAGGGCCGGAACTCTATTATGAGGTGAGTGCCTACGGCGAAACCAACTGGGAGAAAGTTTTCGGAGCGTCTGGCTCCGGGTCCTGGAAGTGGCCGGAATTAAAACATGGTTCTAATCCGATCAATCTCAAAATTGTCGATGGCAAAGTCACCGTCTTCGACCGGGTGACTAATCGCAAGGTTGAAGTCGACAATATCCAGATTCAGTTGCAGAAGTCTGCAAAACTTCTATCTGGTTTATTGACCAGTGAAACAATTCTGACGACAGATAACAAAACTCCTCAGCCTGCTGGCAAAGTCAGTGCAAACTTCCAACTCGCGATGGCGAATAACCAGGTCACTGCTGGAGATGTGCAGGGCCAGATTGAAAAGACGCCATTAGAATTGCTTCAACCCTGGCTGAAGCAATTTGCACCGCATCTGCATCTGGCTGCGTCCAATACAGATGGCCAATTCAATACGAAATGGACGGGGAATTTCCAAGACGGCTTCAAACTCGCATTCGATGGAAAACTTACGGCCCAGGATTTCAAAATGAAATCCAGTGAATGGATTCCCGGCAACGAATTAACGTCATCCAATTTCTCTGGCAGCATCAAGGTCGACAACACACTCCCAACGGCTCCCGGCAAGTTTAATCTCCGCTGCGACATGGCGAATTGCGTTGTCTCTCCCATCGTTGATAAAAAGCCATCTTCCCCTGCTGATACTCCTGAAAGTCCAACTGCAGCAGCAATCGCACCGCTATTGCTGGGAAACGTGGAATTACTCACTGAGGGAACTATTGGAGTCGCCGCTAATAGCATCGAACTGGATTCCTTGACGCTAAAAACCAAACCAGGGCAAATTTCGATGGCGGGAACTATTCTCGACCGCAACACTCGTCCTTTGCTTGATCTGTCCGGCACCGGTCAGGGCAATATCATGCCGTTGCTTCAGCTAGCCGCTCCGAATTTACAGAATGTCATTGATGTCGAGAAACTCTCACTTTCTGAATTTGCAGTGAAAGGACATTTACCAAGAGCAGAAACTAAGGCTGAACCAAAGATCGCGGAGAACTCTCAAACGAAATTGCCAGAACCGGAAACAACGAAAGAGAATTTATTTGAAGAGCAACCTCTTTCAGCAGTAGCCCTGTGGACATGGGATAATCTGGAATGTTATGGCATCGAATCGGAACGAGGCGAATTATGGACAAAATACGCTGAAGATACTCTAAAAATTGTCCCGGTTACTGTTCGTATCGGTGCAGAAGGAAAGTTTGCGGGGGTGTCTCGCATTGAATTTGGAAAGGGAGACCAGCCGAATCGGTATATAATGGAACCGGGCATGGTACTCGAAAATGTAGAATTCACAGAACCGATGTGCCGCAGCTGGTTGAAATATGTCTCTCCTGTTTTTGCAAATGCGACGGAGCTCTCCGGAAAATTCTCACTGGGAATTAAATCGCTGGTGTTCGATATGCAAACAGGTTCTCCTGACAAACTTGAGGGATCGTTACTGGTCCACTCCTGTCGACTCGGTCCCGGGCCGATGATTGTCTCAGCGACTGCTCCCATTTCCGGTATTATGGGACTGGCGGGCGGAAATGCGGACACCAGCTTTCTAAAAGAGGGAGCCAAATGGCTCGAACTGCCTGAGCAAAGCATTCAATTTGCCCGCCGGGGCGAGCGTATCTATCACGATTCACTGACATTCCAGGCAGGGAAGATTGCCGTTGTCAGCAGTGGTTCGGTTGGATTGGATCAAACGCTCGATATCACCCTGACAATTCCTCTCGATTTACTTCCTGAAAAAAACGGGGCATTTGCGCAGTTCCTGCGGAGTCAGCCAGTGGAAATCAAAGTGCAGGGAACGTTCGACAAGCCACAGGTGGTCAGTGCACCCCTCAAGAAATTGGGAGCGGGAGCGGTTGAAGGTCTCTTGAAAGGCTTGCTGAATCGACGAAGAAAAAATCCGTGA
- the aroA gene encoding 3-phosphoshikimate 1-carboxyvinyltransferase, translating into MNSDLKSLEIQPVKRPIIGEITPPGSKSITNRALIIAAMAEGKSILRGTLESDDTRVMLESLKKLGISWSRDDHNTITIQGCGGKIPASQADLWLENSGTSIRFLTAMCATGSGTYVLDGNKRMRERPIEDLIHSLQALNVDATCINGNRCPPVKIQTQGLSGGTVKIAGSLSSQYLSGLLMVAPYAQGPLEIIVEGELVSIPYIEMTLDVMKRFGVDVQTEDLQSYHIKPQVYRGCDYQIEPDASAASYFFAAAAITKGKVTIPGLSRRAMQGDVHFVDVLEEMGCEVTWEDNSITVQGRKLQGIDIDMNAISDTAQTLAAVAVFAEGPTHVRNVAHMRIKETDRVAAVVTELKRLGIHVEEHPDGFTIHPGPITPSSIKTYDDHRMAMSFSLIGLMTPGIQIEDPDCTAKTYPHYFEDLQKLCESSM; encoded by the coding sequence ATGAATTCTGACCTCAAATCACTCGAAATCCAGCCCGTAAAACGCCCCATCATTGGGGAAATTACGCCCCCAGGCTCAAAAAGTATCACAAATCGCGCTTTAATTATCGCTGCCATGGCAGAAGGAAAGTCCATACTGCGAGGAACACTTGAAAGTGATGATACCCGCGTGATGCTGGAGAGCCTGAAGAAACTGGGCATTTCCTGGAGCCGCGACGATCACAATACAATCACCATTCAAGGCTGTGGCGGGAAAATTCCGGCCAGTCAAGCCGATCTCTGGTTGGAAAACAGCGGAACGAGTATTCGTTTCCTTACCGCGATGTGTGCGACAGGTTCGGGAACTTATGTTCTGGATGGAAATAAGCGGATGCGGGAACGTCCGATTGAGGATCTCATCCACTCCCTGCAGGCTTTAAATGTCGATGCGACGTGCATAAACGGGAATCGATGTCCCCCGGTGAAGATCCAAACGCAAGGTCTGTCTGGTGGAACCGTAAAAATTGCCGGTTCACTGTCGAGTCAGTATTTAAGCGGTTTGCTGATGGTCGCCCCTTATGCCCAGGGGCCTCTCGAAATCATTGTGGAAGGGGAGCTCGTTTCGATTCCCTACATCGAAATGACACTCGATGTGATGAAACGCTTTGGTGTGGATGTCCAGACGGAAGATTTGCAATCGTATCATATCAAACCGCAGGTTTATCGGGGCTGTGATTATCAGATTGAGCCCGATGCCTCTGCTGCCAGCTATTTCTTCGCGGCAGCTGCCATCACTAAGGGAAAAGTCACCATCCCGGGTTTGAGCCGCAGAGCCATGCAGGGAGATGTTCATTTTGTCGATGTACTCGAGGAAATGGGCTGCGAAGTCACTTGGGAAGACAATTCCATCACTGTTCAGGGACGAAAACTCCAGGGCATTGACATCGATATGAATGCGATCAGCGACACTGCCCAAACTCTCGCAGCAGTGGCCGTGTTCGCAGAAGGTCCAACCCACGTGCGGAATGTCGCCCATATGCGAATCAAGGAAACGGATCGTGTTGCCGCGGTCGTGACGGAATTGAAGCGACTGGGCATCCACGTTGAAGAACATCCAGACGGCTTTACTATTCACCCCGGCCCCATAACACCTTCTAGCATAAAGACATACGACGATCACCGCATGGCCATGAGCTTCAGTCTGATCGGCCTGATGACGCCAGGCATTCAAATTGAAGACCCCGACTGCACGGCAAAAACCTACCCTCACTATTTTGAGGACCTGCAGAAACTGTGTGAATCTTCCATGTGA
- a CDS encoding YciE/YciF ferroxidase family protein, which translates to MSLDNLADADIKDAVMIACAQMVEHYEIAIYGTLCNWADKLGNKNALKLLKQNIDKEESADKKLTEIARSINQEAMV; encoded by the coding sequence ATGTCTCTCGATAACCTGGCTGATGCGGATATCAAAGATGCGGTGATGATTGCCTGTGCTCAAATGGTGGAGCATTACGAAATCGCCATCTACGGCACCCTCTGCAACTGGGCCGATAAGCTGGGTAACAAGAATGCCCTGAAACTCCTCAAGCAGAATATTGATAAAGAAGAATCTGCCGATAAGAAACTGACTGAGATTGCCCGCAGCATCAATCAGGAAGCGATGGTGTAA